The genomic segment AGTCTCAACACTCAGGAGAACATCATCCTAGTCAAGCGTATGCTAATCAAATGCGCCGACGTCTCCAATCCGACACGACCTCTCAACATGTGCATCGAGTGGGCGCGCCGCATCGCCGAGGAATACTTTAACCAGGTGAGAGAGAAACAGAGAAAAGAGCGCACAAGGGCTTGAAAAACCTGTAGACATACGGATCTTGCGCGCCCGTGTcgtgtggttgttgttgttgtatggcTAATATAACAATACGCGGGCCGCCGAGCGAAGCTGAGTTCATGCCTTTGTCACGACTGACCATCCTGTCCAGGATATCGTAAAAGCGGACGGAGGTGGGTGAAGGTAATTGCCAGCGTCGACTTTTTGGCGTCGCCGCTTCTCATTAGCGATTCACCAGCTCGTAAACAATGAACTAGATGTCATCATCGCTAAGAATAAATCGACGCGGATAAATGATGAGCTTTTATTTTGGCTGATGACGATATAATAACTTGGGAAAAATGTTCGTTATTCTCTCCTGTGTCATCAGACGGCCGAGGAGAAAGCGAAAGGACTGCCGGTCGTGATGCCCCAGTTCGACCGTCAGACGTGCTCTATCCCGAAATCGCAAATTGGATTCACCGACTACTTTGTCAGCGACATGTTCGACGCCTGGGACGGTAAGGTTCTCTCTGCCTCGATTGAATTACAAAAGCCATTTGACGTTTTTAGTCGAGTTTGTCTATATAGTAGTCGAGTTGGCTGCCTtgttcttctattcttttaaaatctttttccttttcccccaATCTTTTTCGTGCATCCTCTCCTGGTTgtctttttacatttcctcGTTCGCCGTTTGGCCCGCAAAACACATAACACTGGCCACGCCTTTCGGCATTCTTGCAGCAGGCCTCTTCTTTGCTTAACCagcggttctttttttttcttgcacgTCTAGCCTCTTTCTTATTCATTTGCTCGGTTCAATCGAGTTGGCGCTGTTGCAAGAAAGACGTTTGCCGGGGCTTTGAAGCCTGGTAGGAAAAACCCCGGCAACTCGGCCTCTTCATGTCCGTCTTTCGCCACCGCCAAgtcatttccattttgaaaccATCTCTGTgtgttccttttctttctttctttctctggcCTCTCTCTACTATCCAGTTTCAGTGGGCGAGGACTCTTGGCTTATTGTGGGCTCATATAAGAGCAGTCTGAGTTGGAGGAGACGCGCATTTTTCTGACGTTCcatctattattatttgcgcAGCTTACGCCGAGGTGCCCGAACTGCTGCAACACATGAAGCGGAACTATCAATTCTGGAAGGAGCAGGAGATCATGGGCGTCACAGGCCTACCGCCCGAGCACATCATTCCGCTGACGCCCACCGAGCTGGTGCGCAAGATTGAATTCGAGGCGCTGGCCGAGTGCAAGGAAACTGTCGAACCTGCCGAAGACAAATAGATCACCACGGCACCAAATTTCACATATAAATtatcattcagggaagaaagaaaaagaaggaaaaaaagtgaaaggaaagaaataaccTGCCCGCCCGCcatcttccctttttctatttttttttaaataataataaccaccGACGCCGTCATTTCTCGTGATCGATTCGTCCGCGCCGTGCAGCGGACAATCGGGTCACCGTTTCcacttttctcgtttttttttttttttaattctcttcGACCGGattctgatttgattttgttgggTTTGCATTGTTGGtggcttcttccttttcccCCTCACcgttgcaacaacaacaacgggcaCCGGAACATCCGCCGCCGGAAAGAATAGGAGGATTCCGGACGGACTGATCAACCTTGCAACGGGAAAGCCAAGGAACGTGAAAGTGACACGCGCTTTCAATAGAAGGAAGCGGAGCCCAAAACTGACGTCAGAATTAGAAACACGCCAACACCAGCGGACACTGATGAAGCTAGGCGAATCAAGGAAATGAAACACCGtcgcttctctctctatactctttccttcttctcctttcgtTTGACGGATGACTCCATGTATTATTATCACCCACTCTGATCTTCCCCTATATGCTGCTGCCGAATGcctagcccccccccccattcgaTATATATCGTGCGTcacaagaaaagagagagaaagagagggaatACTAAAAAggactattattattacttactCGTCTGTTTAACATGATGTactgatgaagatgatgaatcaaattttctatttttgtgaCCATTTTGTCGCGTCGTGTTTCCTCCCAGAAACGTTCAACCCTATTTCATCCATTGcaattccaaaataaaattcaatttaaaaagtaaaaatggggaaaaaaatgatccaATGAACATGCGAAAAAGTTGTCGATGTAGAATGTCCCCACTCTAGCAAACCCACCCAGCCTCTTCTTGAATTTCCGCACCTCtcatcagctgctgctgttactcTTGGCAACACATCCGGCGTCGTTGTCAAGACAACCACCACCCCCCTAGatatccaaataaaaaaaacaaaaacaaaacaagtatGAATGCGATGTCCATCTATAATATGTACCAGTATACCTAAATGCTATAGGCCTacgtgaaaaaaatcattcgttCGAGATTGCCAAAATGTATACAAACcgatcttttctctctgcctGTCTCtccaaacaaaaatcttatatatacataaatatataaatatatatatttagttaTCAATCATTATCATGATATATTCAAAATGACTATTATTACAGGAAAATATTCGAAAGTGTCGTGCATATAATTTCGTGTCCCCCTATCGTGTAGTAAATACACGggcagagaaaagaagagaaaacaacaacaccgacacacacaaaaatgaaagacaaaataCCCAAATACGCTTATTCGCCttgatgtttttttccctcctccaTGCCCatcagtcccccccccccccccaaaaaaaaaatgtttgtgtcCGTTTCTCTTTCCATTTATCCGTcgtcttctttcccccccgtgtcctctttctcttcttctagactgtgtgtatatgtgtgtgtgtgtgtgtgtaaaacgTGAAACGAGCGCGATCGTACGTGAAATATGGAGCCGGGAGACTCTTCCAAGACGAAATGCCTGCATCGACGCTGCCAAACTCTCCCATCAAGGCAAAAGAAGATGGGCCACCGGCCAATTCCGAAATGAAccatctccttctttttatatttcccccgtcgcttcttctcccttttttcctttctttcaccTCCACTCACTCGATCCTCACTCCGTCATCAGCCAGCCAAACGTAATCGTGGTATACTGGAGGAAGAGGATGGCACTGGCACACTCTTGTCGGAAGTAAAACAGCTCGTTAAATCGATTCGCGAAATAAGAAGTTGGACGGTCTTTACATCCCCAACTTTCGTCTACtttttctacatttctctctctacctTCAATCCGTCGAcgtaacacacacacccacacattttaaaaaaatattagaaaacaatttttatgttCAATTCAAAAGTATTGATCTTTATATATCTGTGTCTTGTTTAAAAACTGTGGTATCGTAATATCGTATGATTGTATAGCGAAGCTGGacaaaaactaaacaaaacaacaaattggaAGAGTTTTGCGTTACTTTCTTTAATCCATTTCGCTCCGCACATACAATTTGTCGATTGTTAAATCTAACCGTAGTCGAACGTTTCtgacaaataataagaaggAAAACGATAAATGTTAAGGAGGGTGAAAGATCAGCGTCGGTCGTCCATAATCTAATTGCGTCTAGGGTAGCCAAGACCAGACGTGAAGAGAGTGATCGTAAAAGGAGCACGAAGCAATCGTCCGCCGTCCAGTAGATGGTGACAATAGTCTTGCCCAATCACAACCGTAAGCCAGGCTCGAATGCTCTCGATATGAGGCGACAATCTTGGGATCGAACGACAGCGGATTCGCGTCCTTTTCCAAGGAAGGGCGGCAGCAATCAATCAGATGGAAACCGTTGTGCATCGTAGCCGCTAAAAGGTGGCGAGCGCTACCGGGTTCCCACTTGAGCTTCCAGACACCCCCTCCAAGGTTTGTTTCGCTCATCCAGCTTTTCATGTGACGCTTGTCCCATAGCAACAGTCTCTCGTCATAACTacaaaggaaaagagagaaaaggttgaacatcaaaaataattaaatcattttactTGTATACCTGCCAGTAGCCAAGATGTTACTGTCGACAGGTGATGTTTCGATACTCGTCACCCCCATCTGGTGAGCTTTCTTGTTGGCCAACACCGGGCTGGTCGTGTCACGAAGATCCCATAGACGGAAGCAACTATCATCGCCGCCGGAATAGATGAGCTGGTCAGAGTGGCGATCGAATGAGGCAACCCACGCTTCATAATCGTGGGCCTTCCAGTTACTGATCGGTTCCGATCCTTCAACGCTGACATTCAGACACGACACTTCACCTTTAGAGTCGCTGACGGCAATCTTGTAACCTTCGTACCAATCACACGACAAAGCTAAACGGCCTGCACCACCATCACCAATGTTTTGCACGTGCTGCTGCTTGATTGAAATGTCGGAATCGAAACTGTATAGGACGATTTGGCCGATCGAATTGGCAACGGCCAAAGATATTTGATTGTGGGATTTTTGACGGCACCATTTCACGTCGAGGATGCCGGGAGTGTCAACTAGTTGAATAGGAGTCAAATCAATGTTTTCGGGATCGACGGAATGGAGACTGAGACGACCGACGCGAGCCGCTTCACTTTCACACAATTGATAGGTGCCACAGATGGCTATAGAAAGATAAGGTTCAAAAGGACAGAATTCACACACATCAGCATAAAGCTGTGTGTCCCAGGACTCAAGTTTTCTTatgttttccattttggtTGTCTACTGTCTAGCACTCCTCTCGGTTTCCAATAAACACTCTCTAACTAGGATGCGAGCATGAACAATTCCCCTCTTCAAGCGTTCTGCACTGCTCTTGCTCCCAGCATAAGTAGGACGGATATCTTTTCCCATGTCCTCAATTACAGCTGCaatcaaaaagtcaaataaatcaataaaactatGTATAATGTAGAGTAATGTATACCAAGAAGTTGTGCATATTTAGATTGTGGCACTTGCTGTTGATTCTGCAGAGCACCacctgaaaaatgaaatatgtgtaatttttataaagaaaaacgttTTCCGTCTCTTGCTGTGAAAATCTCCCCCAAAAAACCAAGATCCAGCTCAATTCTGTTTCATGAGacataataattttaaaactgtAGTACCAGAGGAGTTTGAATCAGGATCAGGAACGACGAAAGAAATGCCCCCTCCGTTGATGTGAGACAATGGTGTATCTAGACATGCCTGGACATCGTCATCCATTATACTCTGTTCACactaaaattgtaaaaaaaatttgttaatcaTTAACATTAAGGACCAAACAATAACGACTTTCATACAAACTCTGATGAATTTTCACAATTATCTGTCTATGTTCTCCTTAACAAGAGTCGAGAACGAAATGTCAAAACgtgaaattattgaaatgttgaTGCAGAGTCCACACTACAGACGCTTCTTGCGTAGTTTCTCTTTAGTAAATACCCGGGATGCATGCAACGCTGTTTCCAcgtaaataaaacatcattcaaatttgcaaaatGCTTAAATACCTCTTAAATATCgcgcaaagaaaaaaaaatttgtgaaaaaaagatttgttaaaaatgaataacaattaaattacccgaagggtta from the Daphnia pulex isolate KAP4 chromosome 1, ASM2113471v1 genome contains:
- the LOC124197914 gene encoding diphthine methyltransferase-like isoform X1 encodes the protein MENIRKLESWDTQLYADVCEFCPFEPYLSIAICGTYQLCESEAARVGRLSLHSVDPENIDLTPIQLVDTPGILDVKWCRQKSHNQISLAVANSIGQIVLYSFDSDISIKQQHVQNIGDGGAGRLALSCDWYEGYKIAVSDSKGEVSCLNVSVEGSEPISNWKAHDYEAWVASFDRHSDQLIYSGGDDSCFRLWDLRDTTSPVLANKKAHQMGVTSIETSPVDSNILATGSYDERLLLWDKRHMKSWMSETNLGGGVWKLKWEPGSARHLLAATMHNGFHLIDCCRPSLEKDANPLSFDPKIVASYREHSSLAYGCDWARLLSPSTGRRTIASCSFYDHSLHVWSWLP
- the LOC124197914 gene encoding cyclin-dependent kinase 2-associated protein 1-like isoform X2; the protein is MDDDVQACLDTPLSHINGGGISFVVPDPDSNSSGGALQNQQQVPQSKYAQLLAVIEDMGKDIRPTYAGSKSSAERLKRGIVHARILVRECLLETERSARQ